From a single Fusobacterium ulcerans ATCC 49185 genomic region:
- a CDS encoding ribonucleotide-diphosphate reductase subunit beta — protein sequence MDRKKLFNPLGDDSLSKRRVIKGDSTNIFNLNNVKYQWANQLYRTMMGNFWIPEKIDLTQDKNDYKNLTDQEKEAYDGILSFLIFLDSIQTNNIPNVCDYITAPEINLILSIQTFQEAIHSQSYQYIIESILPKEVRNSIYDKWREDKILFERNKYIAEMYQKFLENSNDENFSKVIIADYLLEAIYFYNGFNFFYLLASRNRMMGTSDIIRLINRDELSHVVIFQHLLKEIRNENPDFFNDEEIYDMFRKAVEQEINWTNHIIGNQILGITEETTEQYTKWLANERLRSIGLKPIYEEFNKNPYKHLTKFADTEGEGNVKANFFEGTVTSYNMSSSIDGWDEI from the coding sequence GTGGATAGAAAAAAACTTTTTAATCCTCTAGGAGATGATTCTCTGTCTAAAAGAAGAGTAATAAAAGGTGACAGTACAAATATATTTAATCTTAACAATGTTAAATATCAATGGGCAAACCAGCTTTATAGAACAATGATGGGAAATTTCTGGATACCAGAAAAAATAGACTTAACACAAGATAAAAATGACTATAAAAATCTGACAGATCAGGAAAAGGAAGCTTATGATGGGATTTTATCATTTTTAATATTTCTTGACAGTATTCAGACTAATAATATTCCAAATGTATGTGACTATATAACAGCTCCCGAAATAAATCTAATACTTTCTATACAGACATTTCAGGAAGCGATACATTCTCAATCTTATCAATATATAATAGAATCTATTCTTCCCAAAGAAGTAAGAAATTCCATATATGATAAATGGAGAGAAGATAAAATTTTATTTGAAAGAAATAAATATATTGCTGAAATGTATCAGAAGTTTTTGGAAAATTCTAATGATGAAAATTTCTCAAAGGTTATAATAGCAGATTATCTTTTAGAAGCAATATACTTCTATAATGGATTTAATTTCTTTTATCTTTTGGCAAGCAGAAACAGAATGATGGGAACATCAGATATAATAAGGCTTATAAATAGAGATGAATTATCTCATGTAGTTATTTTTCAGCATTTATTAAAAGAAATAAGAAATGAAAATCCAGATTTTTTTAATGATGAAGAAATCTATGATATGTTTAGAAAAGCAGTGGAACAGGAAATAAACTGGACTAATCACATAATAGGAAATCAGATTTTGGGAATAACAGAGGAAACAACAGAGCAATACACGAAATGGCTGGCTAATGAAAGATTGAGAAGCATTGGGCTGAAGCCAATATATGAAGAATTCAATAAAAATCCATATAAACATTTGACAAAGTTTGCAGATACAGAAGGAGAAGGAAATGTTAAAGCAAACTTCTTTGAAGGTACAGTGACAAGCTACAATATGAGCTCATCTATAGATGGGTGGGATGAAATATAA
- the rpmI gene encoding 50S ribosomal protein L35, with the protein MPKMKTHRGAKKRIKVTGTGKFIVKHSGKSHILTKKDRKRKNSLKKDLVVTDTLKKHMQGLLPYGVGR; encoded by the coding sequence ATGCCAAAAATGAAGACTCACAGAGGAGCAAAAAAAAGAATTAAAGTAACAGGGACTGGGAAATTTATAGTTAAACATTCTGGAAAAAGCCATATCTTAACTAAAAAAGATAGAAAAAGAAAAAATAGCCTAAAGAAAGATTTAGTAGTTACTGACACTTTAAAGAAACATATGCAAGGGTTACTACCATACGGAGTAGGAAGATAA
- a CDS encoding ribonucleoside-diphosphate reductase subunit alpha, with the protein MREVINRAGIRENLDITKIREKLVRACKGLEVSMVELESYIESIYQENITTKKIQESLINQAVTMTSFEESDWTYAAGRLLMMETEREVFHKRGFSYGEFYKTIKTLTENGIYDSRLQEYTEEEINELEKAIDISRDMLYDYAGANMFTNRYLLKFKGNIYELPQEVFMCIAMLLAINEEDRVAVAKKFYNALSLKKISLATPILANLRIPKGNLSSCFITAMDDNIESIFYNIDTIAKISKSGGGVGLNISRIRAKDSMVNGYYNASGGVVPWVKIVNDTAVAVNQQGRRAGAVTAALDSWHLDIELFLELQTENGDQRGKAYDIYPQVVLSDLFMKRVEDNLEWTLVDPYEVRKKYGVELCELYGEKFEEIYDKLEKDDSLKLKKVIKARELFKEIMKVQIETGMPYIFFKDRANLMNHNSHKGMIGNGNLCMESFSNFSPSKNFAEETAEGNGIRTVKLGEVHTCNLVSLNMAEIMREELESIVDTAVRMLDNTIDLTKTPIKESDKHNMKYRTIGVGTMGLADYLAREFMIYDESMNDIDELFEEIALYSIKSSALLAKDRGEYPMFKGSMWDRGLFFQQDKEWYIKNSKYADKWSEVFELVKKYGMRNGELTAIAPNTSTSLLMGATASVNPTFSRFYIEKNQKGAVPRVVKYLKDRAWFYPEFKNVNPQTYVKIMSRIGKWTTQGVSMELIFDLNKDIRAKDIYDTLMTAWKNGCKSVYYIRTIQKNTNIMNEKEECESCSG; encoded by the coding sequence ATGAGAGAAGTAATAAATAGAGCTGGAATAAGAGAAAATTTAGATATAACAAAAATAAGAGAAAAACTTGTAAGAGCCTGTAAAGGACTTGAAGTCAGTATGGTTGAATTGGAAAGTTATATAGAGTCAATATACCAGGAAAATATAACAACAAAAAAAATACAAGAATCCCTTATAAATCAAGCTGTTACAATGACAAGCTTTGAAGAAAGCGATTGGACATATGCAGCTGGAAGGCTTCTTATGATGGAAACTGAAAGAGAAGTTTTTCATAAGAGAGGTTTTTCATATGGAGAGTTCTATAAAACAATAAAAACTCTTACAGAAAACGGAATATATGACAGCAGACTTCAGGAATATACAGAGGAAGAAATCAATGAACTGGAAAAAGCTATTGATATATCAAGGGATATGTTGTATGACTATGCAGGAGCTAATATGTTTACAAATAGATATCTCTTAAAATTTAAGGGGAATATCTATGAGCTTCCACAGGAAGTATTCATGTGTATAGCTATGCTGTTAGCAATAAATGAAGAGGACAGAGTTGCAGTAGCCAAAAAATTCTATAATGCTTTATCATTAAAAAAAATATCATTAGCTACACCTATTCTGGCAAATTTAAGAATACCAAAAGGAAATCTATCATCATGCTTTATCACTGCAATGGATGATAATATAGAATCTATTTTCTATAATATAGACACTATTGCTAAAATAAGTAAAAGTGGTGGTGGAGTGGGACTTAATATTTCAAGAATCAGAGCTAAGGATTCCATGGTAAATGGATATTATAATGCAAGTGGCGGAGTTGTTCCATGGGTAAAAATAGTAAATGACACTGCTGTAGCTGTAAATCAGCAGGGAAGAAGAGCAGGAGCTGTAACAGCAGCCCTTGATTCTTGGCATCTGGATATTGAGCTGTTCTTAGAGCTTCAGACAGAAAATGGAGATCAAAGAGGAAAAGCTTATGATATATATCCTCAGGTTGTATTATCTGATTTGTTTATGAAAAGAGTGGAAGATAATTTAGAGTGGACATTGGTAGATCCATATGAAGTACGTAAAAAATATGGAGTAGAATTATGTGAACTTTATGGAGAAAAATTTGAAGAAATTTATGATAAATTAGAAAAAGATGATTCTCTGAAGCTTAAAAAAGTAATAAAAGCCAGAGAATTATTTAAAGAAATAATGAAAGTGCAGATAGAAACAGGAATGCCTTATATCTTTTTTAAAGATAGAGCAAACCTGATGAATCATAACAGTCATAAAGGAATGATAGGAAATGGAAATCTGTGTATGGAGAGTTTTTCTAATTTTTCTCCAAGCAAAAACTTTGCAGAAGAAACTGCAGAAGGAAATGGAATAAGAACTGTAAAGCTGGGAGAAGTTCATACATGTAATCTGGTATCTCTGAATATGGCAGAAATAATGAGAGAGGAACTTGAAAGTATAGTTGATACTGCTGTGAGAATGCTTGATAATACTATAGATTTAACAAAAACACCTATAAAGGAATCAGATAAACATAATATGAAATATAGAACTATTGGTGTAGGAACTATGGGATTGGCAGATTATTTAGCAAGAGAATTTATGATTTATGATGAGTCAATGAATGATATAGATGAGCTTTTTGAAGAAATTGCTCTATACAGTATAAAATCATCAGCACTGCTGGCTAAAGACAGAGGAGAATATCCAATGTTTAAAGGGTCAATGTGGGATAGAGGATTATTTTTCCAGCAAGATAAAGAATGGTATATAAAAAATTCAAAATATGCAGATAAATGGAGTGAAGTATTTGAACTGGTGAAAAAATATGGAATGCGTAATGGGGAACTTACTGCAATTGCACCTAATACATCAACATCACTTCTTATGGGGGCAACAGCTTCAGTTAATCCTACATTCTCAAGATTCTATATAGAAAAAAATCAAAAGGGAGCTGTGCCAAGAGTAGTAAAATATTTGAAGGACAGAGCATGGTTCTATCCAGAATTTAAAAATGTAAATCCTCAGACATATGTAAAGATAATGAGCAGAATAGGAAAGTGGACTACTCAGGGAGTTTCAATGGAATTGATTTTTGATTTGAATAAGGATATAAGAGCAAAGGATATCTATGATACTCTTATGACAGCATGGAAAAATGGCTGCAAATCAGTTTACTATATAAGAACAATTCAGAAAAATACTAATATAATGAATGAAAAAGAGGAGTGTGAAAGCTGCAGTGGATAG
- a CDS encoding B3/4 domain-containing protein — MKRFVIEEKVFEMFPHLEIGVLSFKDVDNSGIGKADMLENVCKSLYERLNSEGEAEGYIKEYSLAMKKFKTKKGAKASIEAMALRIAKGHILGSINPLVDIYNVICLKNLVTCGGEDMDRIEGDMVLCFANGDEEFIPLGEEENKPPKEEELIYRDDKGAVVRGWLWREADRTKITENTKNALLYMELIDGNRKEEFKKIVKELEELVLKELGGQCKSTIINKNNPICEIG; from the coding sequence ATGAAGAGATTTGTTATTGAAGAGAAAGTATTTGAGATGTTTCCTCATTTGGAAATAGGAGTTTTATCTTTTAAAGATGTTGATAATAGTGGAATTGGAAAAGCAGACATGCTGGAAAATGTATGCAAATCTCTTTATGAAAGATTAAATTCTGAGGGTGAGGCAGAGGGATACATAAAAGAATACAGTCTTGCTATGAAAAAATTTAAAACTAAAAAAGGTGCTAAAGCTTCAATAGAGGCAATGGCCTTAAGAATTGCAAAGGGACACATATTAGGCTCTATAAATCCTCTTGTAGATATATATAATGTAATATGTCTGAAAAATCTTGTTACATGTGGAGGAGAAGACATGGACAGGATAGAAGGGGATATGGTATTGTGTTTTGCAAATGGAGATGAAGAGTTTATTCCTTTAGGAGAAGAGGAAAATAAGCCTCCTAAAGAAGAGGAGCTTATATATAGAGATGATAAAGGAGCAGTAGTAAGAGGATGGCTCTGGAGAGAGGCTGACAGAACTAAAATAACAGAGAATACTAAAAATGCTCTTCTTTATATGGAATTAATAGATGGAAATAGAAAAGAAGAATTTAAAAAAATAGTAAAAGAATTGGAAGAACTTGTACTTAAAGAATTAGGAGGACAATGTAAATCCACTATAATAAATAAAAATAATCCTATATGTGAAATAGGATAG
- a CDS encoding iron-containing alcohol dehydrogenase: protein MIYYIPPINLLGRGCLAELKQPLLTTGCKKALVVSDKFLTGNGTVKKVTDILKEAGVDFVVYDEPKPNPTVKNVEDGYKILTDEKCDLVVSIGGGSPQDCGKAIAVLATNGGNIKDYEGVNKTKNKSLPIIAITTTAGTSAEVTINYVITDEERHVKMIMVDTNSLAAITVNDPELMMSKPAPLTAATGMDALTHAIEAVVAKGAMDVTDCTALYAIKEIFDYLPRAVKDGSDIEAREQMCYSCFLNGIAFSNAGLGNVHAMAHQLGGLYDLPHGVCNAMLLPIVEEENAKNAPEKFRVIAQTIGYDVNGKTDKECVDYVIRRIKALSEEVGIPKSLKDVGVDNPDFELLAENAMKDACAGANPVYFDKEKLIELFKKIS from the coding sequence ATGATTTACTACATACCACCAATTAATCTATTAGGAAGAGGGTGTCTTGCTGAACTTAAGCAACCACTATTAACAACAGGATGTAAAAAAGCTTTAGTTGTAAGTGATAAATTTCTTACAGGAAATGGAACAGTAAAAAAAGTAACTGATATATTAAAGGAAGCAGGTGTAGATTTTGTTGTTTATGATGAACCCAAACCAAATCCTACAGTAAAAAATGTAGAAGATGGATATAAGATATTAACTGATGAAAAATGTGACCTTGTTGTAAGTATTGGAGGAGGATCACCTCAAGACTGTGGAAAAGCTATTGCTGTACTTGCAACTAATGGTGGAAATATAAAAGACTATGAGGGAGTGAACAAAACTAAAAATAAATCACTTCCTATAATAGCTATAACTACTACAGCTGGAACATCTGCTGAAGTAACTATCAACTATGTAATAACTGATGAAGAAAGACATGTAAAAATGATTATGGTAGATACAAACTCTTTGGCAGCAATAACAGTAAATGATCCTGAGCTTATGATGAGCAAACCTGCTCCTCTTACAGCAGCAACAGGAATGGATGCTTTAACTCATGCTATAGAAGCAGTTGTAGCTAAAGGAGCTATGGATGTTACTGATTGTACAGCTCTATATGCTATAAAAGAAATTTTTGATTATCTTCCAAGAGCAGTAAAAGATGGAAGTGATATAGAAGCCAGAGAACAAATGTGCTACTCTTGTTTTTTAAATGGAATAGCATTTAGTAATGCTGGACTTGGAAATGTACATGCAATGGCACATCAGCTTGGAGGATTATATGATCTTCCTCATGGTGTATGTAATGCTATGCTTCTACCAATAGTAGAAGAAGAAAATGCAAAGAATGCTCCTGAAAAATTCAGAGTAATAGCTCAAACTATAGGTTATGATGTAAATGGAAAAACTGATAAAGAATGTGTGGATTATGTAATTAGAAGAATAAAAGCACTTTCTGAGGAAGTAGGAATACCAAAATCATTAAAAGATGTAGGAGTAGATAATCCAGATTTTGAATTATTAGCAGAAAATGCTATGAAAGATGCCTGTGCTGGAGCGAATCCAGTATACTTTGATAAAGAAAAACTTATAGAATTATTCAAAAAAATATCTTAA
- a CDS encoding DUF3798 domain-containing protein — MKKYFVVFFVFLFSVLSFAADYHIGVVSGTVSQSEDSLRGAEELIKMYGSSDKGGMVTHVTYPDNFMQEMETTISQMVGLADDPQMKVILVAEAIPGTVEAFRRIREKRPDILLIANAPHEDPEIISDAADLVTNPDNVARGYLIVKAAKEMGATKFMHISFPRHLSYELLSRRRNIMAETAKDLGMEFIDMSAPDPVSDVGVAGAQQYILEQVPNWLEKYGKDTAFFATNDAHTEPLLKRVAEVGGYFVEADLPSPTMGYPGALGIKFSEDEKGNWPKILKKVEDTVVAKGGAGRMGTWAYSYNFISVIALGEHARAVVEKGVDATDFDSIMDSLKKFTPGAGWNGSNYTDVNGVEKDNFYLLYQDTYVLGKGYMNMTNETVPEKYFKIK, encoded by the coding sequence ATGAAAAAATATTTTGTTGTATTTTTTGTGTTTTTATTTTCAGTATTAAGCTTTGCAGCTGATTACCACATTGGAGTGGTAAGCGGAACTGTATCTCAATCAGAAGACAGCCTTCGTGGAGCTGAAGAACTAATAAAAATGTATGGTTCAAGCGATAAAGGTGGAATGGTAACTCATGTTACTTATCCAGATAACTTTATGCAGGAAATGGAAACTACTATTTCTCAAATGGTAGGATTGGCAGATGATCCTCAAATGAAAGTTATACTGGTAGCAGAAGCTATTCCTGGAACTGTTGAAGCTTTCAGAAGAATAAGAGAAAAAAGACCTGATATACTATTAATAGCCAATGCACCTCATGAAGATCCTGAAATTATAAGTGACGCAGCTGATTTAGTAACTAACCCAGATAACGTAGCAAGAGGATATTTAATTGTAAAAGCTGCTAAAGAGATGGGAGCTACTAAATTTATGCATATATCTTTCCCAAGACATTTAAGCTATGAATTATTATCAAGAAGAAGAAATATAATGGCAGAAACTGCTAAGGATCTTGGAATGGAGTTTATAGATATGTCAGCTCCAGACCCAGTAAGTGATGTTGGAGTAGCAGGAGCTCAACAATATATATTAGAGCAAGTACCTAACTGGTTAGAAAAATATGGTAAAGATACAGCATTCTTTGCAACAAATGATGCTCATACTGAGCCATTATTAAAAAGAGTAGCTGAGGTTGGAGGATACTTTGTAGAAGCTGACTTACCATCTCCTACAATGGGGTACCCTGGAGCTTTAGGAATAAAATTCTCTGAAGATGAAAAAGGGAATTGGCCAAAAATATTAAAGAAAGTTGAAGATACAGTAGTAGCAAAAGGTGGAGCTGGAAGAATGGGAACATGGGCTTATTCATATAACTTTATTTCTGTAATTGCTTTAGGAGAACATGCAAGAGCAGTTGTAGAAAAAGGTGTAGATGCTACTGATTTCGACTCTATCATGGATTCATTGAAAAAATTTACTCCAGGTGCTGGATGGAACGGAAGCAACTATACAGATGTTAATGGAGTAGAGAAAGATAACTTCTACTTATTATATCAAGACACTTATGTTTTAGGAAAAGGTTACATGAATATGACTAATGAAACTGTTCCTGAAAAATATTTCAAAATAAAATAA
- a CDS encoding sugar ABC transporter ATP-binding protein produces the protein MDKVLLKIEGLSKSFGENVVLKDINLEVKPGEIVGLVGENGAGKSTLMKAIFGMPVISETGGYGGKIIFNGEETHFKSPFDALAVGIGMVHQEFSLIPGFKANENIVLNRESTANSFLEGFFGERIRSIDSKNIEERADNAISQLGIEIDPNTVISEMPVAHKQFTEIAREIEREKTKLLVLDEPTAVLTEEEAKVLLETMRRLSEKGIAIIFITHRLNEIMDVCDTVVVLRDGLLINAVNTKETNVNQITEWMIGRKMGESEEKVETLDENKETILSVKNFWVDMPGEMVKGLNLNIKKGEILGLGGMAGQGKIGIANGIMGLYDASGKVEFKGQGIKLNNPNNPLEKGIFFVSEDRKGVGLLLESSIEENIAYPAMQIQKKFFKKRFGGLFNLADEEAMKENAQDYIKKLEIRCMSEKQKVQELSGGNQQKVCLAKAFTMDPEVLFVSEPTRGIDVGAKKLVLDTLKEYNSTKGTTIIITSSEIEELRSVCDRIAIINEGRVAGILPPTADILEFGKMMVGVSEEGNNE, from the coding sequence GTGGATAAAGTATTATTGAAAATAGAGGGGCTTTCAAAGTCTTTTGGAGAAAATGTAGTATTAAAAGATATAAATTTGGAGGTTAAACCTGGTGAAATAGTAGGACTGGTAGGAGAAAATGGAGCTGGAAAATCTACTTTGATGAAGGCTATTTTTGGTATGCCAGTTATTTCAGAAACAGGAGGGTATGGAGGAAAAATAATCTTCAATGGAGAAGAAACTCATTTTAAATCTCCATTTGATGCTCTTGCTGTAGGAATAGGAATGGTTCATCAGGAATTTTCTTTAATACCTGGGTTTAAAGCAAATGAAAATATAGTTTTAAATAGAGAGTCTACTGCCAACAGCTTTCTGGAAGGTTTTTTTGGGGAAAGAATAAGAAGTATAGATTCAAAGAATATAGAGGAAAGAGCAGATAATGCAATTTCTCAACTGGGTATAGAAATAGATCCTAATACTGTTATCAGTGAAATGCCAGTGGCACACAAACAATTTACAGAGATAGCTCGTGAAATAGAAAGAGAGAAAACAAAACTTCTGGTATTAGATGAGCCTACTGCTGTTTTAACAGAGGAAGAGGCAAAAGTATTGCTTGAAACTATGAGAAGATTATCTGAAAAAGGAATTGCTATAATATTTATTACACATAGGCTGAATGAAATAATGGATGTATGTGATACAGTTGTAGTTTTGAGAGATGGGCTTTTAATCAATGCTGTAAATACAAAAGAAACAAATGTAAATCAGATAACAGAATGGATGATAGGAAGAAAAATGGGAGAGTCTGAAGAGAAAGTTGAAACTTTAGATGAAAACAAAGAAACTATTCTTTCTGTAAAAAATTTCTGGGTGGATATGCCAGGAGAAATGGTCAAAGGTCTGAACCTTAATATTAAAAAAGGGGAGATATTAGGACTGGGAGGTATGGCTGGTCAGGGTAAAATAGGAATAGCTAATGGAATAATGGGACTGTATGATGCAAGTGGAAAAGTAGAGTTTAAAGGACAGGGTATTAAATTAAACAATCCTAATAATCCATTAGAAAAAGGAATATTTTTTGTTTCAGAGGACAGAAAAGGAGTAGGGCTGCTTCTTGAAAGTTCTATTGAAGAAAATATAGCCTATCCAGCTATGCAGATACAAAAAAAATTCTTCAAGAAGAGATTTGGAGGCTTGTTCAATCTTGCAGATGAAGAAGCAATGAAGGAAAATGCTCAGGACTATATAAAGAAACTGGAAATAAGATGTATGAGTGAAAAACAGAAAGTTCAGGAGTTAAGTGGAGGAAATCAACAGAAAGTATGTCTGGCAAAAGCTTTCACTATGGACCCTGAAGTTTTATTCGTATCAGAACCTACAAGAGGAATAGATGTAGGAGCTAAAAAATTAGTTTTGGATACTTTGAAAGAGTATAACTCAACTAAGGGAACAACTATAATAATAACATCTTCTGAAATAGAAGAGCTAAGAAGTGTATGTGACAGAATCGCAATAATAAATGAAGGAAGAGTTGCTGGAATACTACCACCTACAGCAGATATATTAGAATTTGGAAAAATGATGGTAGGAGTATCAGAGGAGGGAAACAATGAATAA
- the rd gene encoding rubredoxin codes for MKKYECKVCGYIYDPVEGDPDGGIAPGTAFEDIPDDWVCPLCGVGKDDFEAI; via the coding sequence ATGAAAAAATATGAATGTAAAGTATGTGGATATATTTATGATCCAGTTGAGGGAGATCCTGATGGAGGAATAGCTCCAGGAACAGCATTTGAAGATATTCCTGATGATTGGGTATGCCCTTTATGCGGAGTAGGAAAAGACGATTTTGAAGCAATCTAA
- a CDS encoding glutaredoxin family protein yields MIKVFGKEGCSKCESLKKTLDNKGIEYEYIQDLKTLMTVASKNRIMSAPVIERDGEYYPMEKFLEVI; encoded by the coding sequence ATGATAAAAGTATTTGGTAAAGAAGGATGTAGTAAATGTGAGTCTTTAAAAAAGACTTTAGATAATAAAGGGATTGAGTATGAATATATTCAGGATTTGAAAACTTTAATGACTGTAGCCAGTAAGAACAGAATTATGAGTGCACCAGTTATTGAAAGAGATGGGGAATACTATCCAATGGAAAAATTTTTAGAGGTTATATAA
- the infC gene encoding translation initiation factor IF-3 → MISEKIRINEKIKGREFRIISSTGEQLGVMSANEALELARQEDLDLVEISPTAKPPVCKIMDFGKYRYEQTRKAKEAKKNQKQVVIKEVKVTARIDTHDLETKMGQIEKFLSKENKVKVTLVLFGRERMHATLGIDTLNEIAEKFAEVADADKKYNEKQKHIILTPKKS, encoded by the coding sequence ATTATTTCTGAAAAAATTAGAATCAACGAAAAAATTAAAGGAAGAGAATTTAGAATTATCTCTTCAACTGGTGAACAATTAGGAGTTATGTCAGCTAATGAAGCTTTAGAGTTAGCAAGACAGGAAGATTTAGATCTAGTTGAGATTTCACCTACTGCGAAGCCCCCAGTATGTAAAATAATGGACTTCGGAAAATACAGATATGAACAAACAAGAAAAGCTAAAGAAGCTAAGAAAAATCAAAAGCAGGTAGTAATAAAAGAAGTAAAAGTTACTGCTAGAATAGATACTCATGATTTAGAAACAAAAATGGGTCAAATTGAAAAATTCTTATCTAAAGAAAATAAGGTAAAAGTTACTTTAGTTCTATTTGGAAGAGAAAGAATGCATGCAACACTTGGAATAGATACTCTAAATGAGATAGCAGAAAAATTTGCTGAAGTTGCAGATGCAGATAAAAAATATAATGAAAAACAGAAACACATTATATTAACACCTAAAAAGAGTTAA
- a CDS encoding GNAT family N-acetyltransferase, whose amino-acid sequence MEIDIKSAYDDLANVKLLFNEYTTMLGVNLNFQGYDDEIKNLPGKYAMPYGRLYIAYYNNNAAGCIALRKFEENGCEMKRLFVRPEYRHLKIGKKLVDKIIEDAHELKYKYMVLDTLSNLHGAVALYKKSGFHEVNAYYENPLDNVLYFKLEL is encoded by the coding sequence ATGGAAATTGATATTAAATCCGCTTATGATGATTTAGCAAATGTAAAACTGCTTTTTAATGAATATACTACTATGCTAGGTGTAAATCTTAATTTTCAAGGATATGATGATGAAATAAAAAATCTTCCTGGAAAGTATGCTATGCCCTATGGAAGATTATATATTGCATATTATAACAACAACGCTGCTGGTTGTATTGCCCTAAGAAAATTTGAAGAAAATGGCTGTGAAATGAAAAGACTTTTTGTCAGACCTGAATATAGACATTTGAAAATAGGAAAAAAATTAGTAGATAAAATAATAGAAGATGCTCATGAACTGAAATACAAATATATGGTATTAGATACTCTTTCAAACTTACATGGAGCTGTTGCTCTTTATAAAAAGTCTGGTTTTCATGAAGTTAATGCATATTATGAAAACCCTTTAGACAATGTATTATATTTTAAATTAGAGCTTTAA
- the rplT gene encoding 50S ribosomal protein L20 encodes MRVKTGIVRRRKHKKILQAAKGFRGASGDVIKQAKQATMKAAAYSTRDRKVNKRRMRSLWIIRINSAARINGLTYSTLINGLKKAGIVLDRKVLADIALNNAAEFTKLAETAKAAL; translated from the coding sequence ATGAGAGTTAAGACTGGTATAGTTAGAAGAAGAAAACATAAAAAAATATTACAAGCAGCAAAAGGATTTAGAGGAGCATCTGGTGACGTTATAAAACAAGCTAAGCAAGCTACAATGAAAGCAGCAGCTTACTCAACAAGAGATAGAAAAGTTAACAAAAGAAGAATGAGATCACTTTGGATCATCAGAATAAACTCAGCAGCTAGAATCAATGGATTAACTTATTCAACTTTAATCAATGGATTAAAAAAAGCTGGAATTGTATTAGACAGAAAAGTTTTAGCAGATATTGCTTTAAACAATGCAGCTGAATTCACTAAATTAGCTGAAACTGCAAAAGCTGCTCTATAA
- a CDS encoding CDGSH iron-sulfur domain-containing protein, with protein MAEDKDKKGMIVFTKFSPYTVVDTKIENYKGEEYETPRTVSLCRCGHSKNKPFCDGTHARGVEFNNEREEEKTRGIKGYNGEKIVVYFDKYICKHAAKCVKGYPEVFNPDKIPWIEMKNATDIEKLIKVIKSCPSGALSYQLEGGERETIYHDVEKITIEKNGSINITGGVKVIDDNNSEEILDSKEHYSLCRCGQSKHKPFCDGTHKHINFNDEE; from the coding sequence ATGGCAGAGGATAAAGATAAAAAGGGAATGATAGTTTTTACAAAATTCAGTCCTTATACAGTTGTGGATACTAAAATAGAAAATTACAAAGGGGAAGAATACGAAACACCAAGAACAGTTTCATTGTGCAGATGTGGACATTCTAAAAATAAACCTTTCTGTGATGGTACTCATGCAAGAGGAGTAGAGTTTAATAATGAGAGAGAAGAAGAAAAAACTAGAGGAATAAAAGGGTATAATGGAGAAAAAATAGTAGTATATTTTGACAAATATATATGCAAACATGCTGCTAAATGTGTAAAGGGCTATCCAGAAGTATTCAACCCAGATAAAATTCCTTGGATAGAAATGAAAAATGCAACAGATATAGAAAAATTAATAAAAGTAATAAAAAGCTGTCCATCAGGAGCTCTTTCATATCAATTAGAAGGTGGAGAAAGAGAAACAATTTATCATGATGTAGAAAAAATAACTATTGAAAAAAATGGTTCTATAAATATCACTGGTGGAGTAAAGGTGATAGATGATAATAATTCTGAGGAAATATTAGATAGCAAAGAACACTACTCACTATGCAGATGTGGACAATCAAAACATAAACCTTTCTGTGATGGGACTCATAAACATATAAACTTTAATGATGAAGAATAA